The DNA sequence TTCCACCAAGAGACTCAGGTTTATCATGTTACTGTTAGGCATGAATGAATGCCTATTTAAGTTTTATAAGCATGAGAGCAACATGGAAACAAACAGGCAATTTACTATTGTTCCTCATGGTTAAAGGCTTTACTTCGATACCATTTTCTTGTTATATCAAATAGTATATTGGGATCTCTTTAAAAAAGAAGTTTTTTTACTAATCGAGGAAGAGACCCTATCCACGCCTGAGGCCCTAAATTATGTATCAGTAACTTATTGTTAGAGAAAAAATCACTGAACCATTGTGCCTTTTTCGACTCACGGCTTCCACCAAAAGAAACCTCATGATGAATGATAATAGCATCTCCTAAATATTGCCCAAATTTACCCTCTCGGGCCAGCCGTAAACCGAAATCTGCTCCAAATCCCCACGCATTTCCTCTAAACGCTTTATTAAATCCGTTAAATTTTAAAAACAACTCGCGCCTTATGCCCATGTTGCCCTCTCGTGGAGAATTTATTTTGCAGGTTCCTGGCTGATCGAAATTTGCAAAAATTAATCCAATCCAATTGATCCAACCAACTATACGTCCCTGTAATTTCTTATCACATCCTACAAATAATCCGAAAAACCACTCTATCATAATCCGGAACCAGTCTGAAAATGCGGATCTCCCTTTTGTCGATCTTATCTCACGACCAGAAGTATAGACTAAACCAGTATCTCTCGTAAAAGCTGCTACATGGGCCTCAAGCCAGCCAAAACAGGGAACTGCATCATCATCCAGGCTTAATATAATATCAGCCTGAGAACTCAAAATACAATGATTCAATGTCCCGGTAGTACTGGGGACTGGCAATACTTCAACTCGCATACAGGGGTCGCTTTCTAATTGAGCCTGAAAATCCTGATCTGGCTTTTCACCCTGTAATCCCAAACAAATGTTAAGATTCGGATACAACATCCTCACCTGTTTCAAAGTATTTCTCAGAATGCTTAATCTATTATAACTTGGAATAACCAGTTCCACTGTTAAACTTTGTTCAATCACCTGCAATCCTCTTATTGGCAATGTGTTTCTCAATCGTTGCTGAATTTAAGAAGATAGTATCATATTAATGTTATCTTCTAATAGTTTAAATCTTTTCGTCCAATCCTGTTTTTCAGCAAAGTTAATATAAGGTGCCTTATCCGGCTTGGTAAATAAGACGTCTTTAATCTTTTGCACAAATTCTTCTTTGGTACGATATAATATTGCAGGACTGTTAATTTCTTTAAGCTCTTCCCATTCGGTGGCCACCACTGGCAGACCGCAAGCCATATACTCATAAAGCTTCAGTGGATTAATGCTGTTGACGAGTTCAGGATATCTTGCAATGTTAAAGGGAATAATACCCACATCGGCATGGTAAAGATACGAGGGAATTTCGGTGTAGCTTCGTTTTCCAAATAGGTATAAATTTGACCGGGGTATAAGTTGTTTCCGTGCTAATTTATCAGGGCCAATGATAATAAAAGATGCCTCTGGTAAACTTTTTGTCGCATAGTTAATGACATCATAGTCAAACCAGTAATCTATTGAACCAACATATATTACAATGGGTCTTTGGATTTTTTTATATTCATCAGGAGTGTGTTTGTTACCGTTGGCAAAGTGAAAAAAATTGACTCCGTTCGGTAAATTTAAAATGCGCTTTGGACCCATATCATCAACATAACATTTGAGATTTTTTGCAGTATAAAGTACTAAATCTACAGATTTAGCCAATGATCGTTCCAGTTTCTGCACCTCCCTATTGTATACCAGGAAACTGGAATATTTATCAGCAACACGATAAACAGACATCTTGTGTTTAATGACGTCAAGCCAAAATGCCTGTCTTGGCTCACTAAAGTAAAGGACATCAACTTCTGTAAAGCCGTTTTGAGAAACAACCTTTACCACATTGGGCAGAGTCAATCTCTGCCAATAATTATAAATCCACCTGCTCCGCAAAAATAGTTTGTTTTGAGGAGCAAACAATGTCCCAGGCACATAACTCCATATATGGCCGTCCATATCCTTTATACCACCAGACCGGTAAGTATTAAATCTGTCACGAAGATCGGAAGTAACTCCTGCAAAAAGGTGAAAAGGTGAAATAGGATTGGAAATGTATGCTACATCCCACTGGGCCTGAGCAAATTTACGAGCAAGATGATGGTCTCCTAACTGAATTGGCGAGTTCCAGTAAGTACTGCATATCATCAAAATCTTTCTCTGTTTCACTTTGTCTCCACGATCTCTGCCAACCACCGAATACTGTTTTGAGTACTTTGTAATTTTACCAACTGACAATTTTGTATTATCCCATATCCAGGAGAATGAAACGACTCGTGCACTGACCACTCACCTGTTTCTGCAGACAACCTTACTTTCAACTTGCCATAGTGTAAATCAAGTCTGCTATCTCTCTGTGTCATATAAATTTTTACCCCAGACGCAATGTGGAATACGACAGTTTTTTTCTCACTCAGATTGCACTCATCAAAACCATGAATATACCGTTCATGAATATCAAGCAAACGCCTGTGAACAGTGCCAAAACCACGGTGTTCACCAAGAAATTTATGCGTATTTATCTCAACAACTTTTGCCTTCGCATGATCAAGCATTCCAAATAAACCCGATCTACCTTCGTGCCAGGTATTTTGCTCTTTTCCTGATACCGATAGAGTATTGTGCATTGCTGTAGATCGGAACAAATTACGTTTTTCTGGCAACGGGGTGTACAGATAAGTACCTGGATCGACAATAATGGGAACCCCATGTATTGCAAGTTCGATGGAAAGCTGATCATTATGGGCGTGGCCACCATTTCCATTCTGGCCGATATGCCCGCACCGTACTGCAAGATATAAAAATTTGGATTTGTAGATATAGAGACCAAAACCGGGATACGTGTAAAGCTCTAATCCATTATCCGATGTATCATGTTCCTTATAATTATTCTTCTTTTTAGAACAGTAAGAAAAGAATCTCCCGTTATTGCACAATGACTTTACGATATAGTATTCGAGCTGTTTCTCTGTGGCAAAATCAGCAAAATCGTGTCGCTGAAAGATCCCGTTTATAGCAGCGGCCAAATGCCGGTGGTCAGCATGGTCTTCATACCAATAGACTGTATCATCCGGGAGCACATTGTACGTATCTAAGTTATTATAACACATCTTCGCTCCTGCAACAGTCATGCTTTGATAGACCGGCTGGAGCTTCAAAAAACGACCACTGTCATTATCGCCAATTTGAGGGACATGACCATCGGGCATTGTGATGTGCATGGCAAATTCGGCCATTTTCTCAAGCCTTTCAAGATATCTTACCGGAAAAGGGGTCTTTTCTTCACTCCCCTCTAAAGAATAAAGTGTCGTTGGGGCAGGTCTTAATTTAGGAATACTATGGTGGAGCCGGTAATCGTAGTCTTTTAAAGCCCTTAGTTTTTCAGACGGCAGCGCCATTATCAAGGCTGTTCCATAAACTACCATCTCAGCAGCAAGCCGGTGGTAGCTGGTTGATGCCTCAAAATTTACCCCGTCAGATGTGAATTGATATTCCACCTCGTTTACCAACTCTTGCATGGCAAAGGCCAGCCAAACATCTATCTCAGGCGTACACGGCAGATAGGCTGCCACAAACAAAAGCCCAATGATATTTGCAAGGTAATGATTTCCGTGTAATTGGGGATCCCATTCTAAATTGTTTACAATATGCAGGCCATGCTCATAGATACTTTTTAAAAACAGTGAGTCAAATTCTCTATCAAATTCGGCGCCATATGCCTTAAATAAATCATACGTTACCAGCCAGTTTGATACCCGTATTCCGACATCCATGGTACATCGCCAGTTTACCCCAAAGCGTGGAGGATTGGTTGCAATAAAGTCCAATACTTGATTACAAAACTCACGGCGATAAACATTATATTGATGAAAACCTTCCCTGCCATTTTTACTCAAGGAATAAGCCCAAACCAGAAGTGCCAAATGCTGCATCCGGGCAAGCTCCCAGGGCACTTTAATATCCACGCCTGGCTCATGGCCATACGGGATACCTTGAAACCAGGTATCTCCTGACCAAAGATAGCCAGATTTGAAATCTAAATGCCAGTTAATAGGACTATAATCTCCGTCTATGAAACGCCAAATACGCTTCGATTCTGTTACATTTGCCCTATTTATTCGACCTTCAAGCCAGTGGCCGTCTTTATCAGGCGTTACCTCCCGGCCTGCATAATACACATGCCCTTCAACCCCCCTGCATCTCATTCCATGCCTAACCTGTACCCATCCTGAACCAAGCAGGTCAAACCTGTGGGCAAGGTAGTGTTCGGTTACAGCAATAATCCAGTCTTTGTGAGGTAATAATAACTCCACCGGAACGCATTTAAAGAAACTGCCCAATTTATCATGAGAAGACAATGCCTTCGTAAAGGTCGGGAGTTTCATATCATGTTGCCGCCGACGGACAAACTTCACTTTACGGGCAATCTTGTCTGATATCTTCTTTATTATTATGTGTGGAGGCAGAGATACAGCGCGTTTCAGATAATGCTTGATGTTCACAGCATTCCTCCAATTTTTCAATAATTTTTCGTGTATGTTCTTTCCAGGTATATTTCTCGATTACTTCTTGCCTGGCAGCATTTCCCAACCTTTGCCGGAGTTCGTTATCATCAACCATCGACTTTAAACCATACATCAGGGATTCTGGATCTCCTGGTTTTACCATCCAGGCAGTTTGCCCATGTTTAAGAACTTCACCAATTTGATCCAGGTCAGATGCAACAATTCCTTTTCCCATGGCCATATACTCAAACAACTTTGTAGGAGAACCAAAAAAAGGCGTGCCATCAGGATTCGGCACATGCGGGGAGACAAGAATATCACAAACCGCCAGATAACCTGGCCCTTCCTCCTGGGGAACCAGACCCGTAAACACACAAGCATCGGTGATGTTATATTTCTGCAAGTTCTTCTTAACCTGTGGCATGGTTTCTCCATCCCCGATCATGAAGAGCTGTACCTGATCCGTATACTCCGGAAATTCATGCAGAAGCCTCCCGAATGCCTCTGCCAAGACCTCTGCGCCATGCCATCTACCAAAGGTACCAATGAAACCGACGGTTGTTTTCCTGTTAAGATTATATTGTTTGAGTATCTTCGAACCATCCACGTTGGGAAAATATTTATTGGGGTCGACGCCATTAGGGTTAACCAAAATTTTATCCACCCCGATTCCTCTTGCTACCAATTCATCTTTCATCGGCTGACTTACCACCACCACGACATCAGCCGCCTTGAGATTAAGGAGCTCGATGCGTTCAGATAAAAATTCATATTTTAAAGGTTTGCCCCAATTTCGATTTATCCATATTTCTGAGCCATTATATTCGAGCACAAAGGGAACACGATAATACGTTGACAGCTTGACTCCTGAATAGTTATTTATGCTGTATCTTTGATAGATGAAGGATAATTTTTTATTATTCAAGAGCTTACGCGCATTTTGGCCGAAGACCTCATTAAACTGAAAGCTTGGCAGTTCTTTAAAATTCCAATAGGAGTTGTCCGGCAAAATTACATGAGTTTCTATCCCGGTCCTGACGGTGGGAATTGTATCGGTTGTCAAAAATACAGGCTTGTCAGCAAATTCGCCTAAGTTATTTAAAACACCTGCAATATGCCCTACCGATCCTCCTGAACGCACGCCGAACCACAGATCAGTGCGCAAATAAACAGGCGTTGCCAATAAATCGACCCTGTGTGAAGACTGAGGTTTTCCTGTAGACTGTTTTATTAAGTCTTCGACTTCGCAATGAACTTTCTGGATTAATTTAGGCTTCCGTCTATAATCCTTTATTAACTGCCAGAAAAGTTGAGATAAAAAACGAATCGTAATTGCACAGCGGAATCCTTGTTCATCCCTGAAATGGCAGGTATTTCTACTTAACAATTTAAGAAGTACTGCTGTTTGAAAAGGTTTGGGAATAATCGCCAGATGATATGTTAAAATTTCTGCTTCCTGATAACCAAAGAGATGTTTAATAATTTTGCCTTGTTTAATCCAACTTTTCAATTTATCAAATGTAATGATTGTAGTATTGTCAGATACTTCAGGTTTTTGAATTGCGTCTTTAAGAATTGTAATCTTTTGCATAAATTCCGTGACAAATTTTAGTTTTCACTGTGAGAAAAAGAGCCTTCAGTATCTACCAGGCATTCGACAAA is a window from the Candidatus Jettenia sp. genome containing:
- a CDS encoding glycosyltransferase is translated as MQKITILKDAIQKPEVSDNTTIITFDKLKSWIKQGKIIKHLFGYQEAEILTYHLAIIPKPFQTAVLLKLLSRNTCHFRDEQGFRCAITIRFLSQLFWQLIKDYRRKPKLIQKVHCEVEDLIKQSTGKPQSSHRVDLLATPVYLRTDLWFGVRSGGSVGHIAGVLNNLGEFADKPVFLTTDTIPTVRTGIETHVILPDNSYWNFKELPSFQFNEVFGQNARKLLNNKKLSFIYQRYSINNYSGVKLSTYYRVPFVLEYNGSEIWINRNWGKPLKYEFLSERIELLNLKAADVVVVVSQPMKDELVARGIGVDKILVNPNGVDPNKYFPNVDGSKILKQYNLNRKTTVGFIGTFGRWHGAEVLAEAFGRLLHEFPEYTDQVQLFMIGDGETMPQVKKNLQKYNITDACVFTGLVPQEEGPGYLAVCDILVSPHVPNPDGTPFFGSPTKLFEYMAMGKGIVASDLDQIGEVLKHGQTAWMVKPGDPESLMYGLKSMVDDNELRQRLGNAARQEVIEKYTWKEHTRKIIEKLEECCEHQALSETRCISASTHNNKEDIRQDCP
- a CDS encoding glycosyltransferase; its protein translation is MKQRKILMICSTYWNSPIQLGDHHLARKFAQAQWDVAYISNPISPFHLFAGVTSDLRDRFNTYRSGGIKDMDGHIWSYVPGTLFAPQNKLFLRSRWIYNYWQRLTLPNVVKVVSQNGFTEVDVLYFSEPRQAFWLDVIKHKMSVYRVADKYSSFLVYNREVQKLERSLAKSVDLVLYTAKNLKCYVDDMGPKRILNLPNGVNFFHFANGNKHTPDEYKKIQRPIVIYVGSIDYWFDYDVINYATKSLPEASFIIIGPDKLARKQLIPRSNLYLFGKRSYTEIPSYLYHADVGIIPFNIARYPELVNSINPLKLYEYMACGLPVVATEWEELKEINSPAILYRTKEEFVQKIKDVLFTKPDKAPYINFAEKQDWTKRFKLLEDNINMILSS
- a CDS encoding heparinase II/III family protein — translated: MNIKHYLKRAVSLPPHIIIKKISDKIARKVKFVRRRQHDMKLPTFTKALSSHDKLGSFFKCVPVELLLPHKDWIIAVTEHYLAHRFDLLGSGWVQVRHGMRCRGVEGHVYYAGREVTPDKDGHWLEGRINRANVTESKRIWRFIDGDYSPINWHLDFKSGYLWSGDTWFQGIPYGHEPGVDIKVPWELARMQHLALLVWAYSLSKNGREGFHQYNVYRREFCNQVLDFIATNPPRFGVNWRCTMDVGIRVSNWLVTYDLFKAYGAEFDREFDSLFLKSIYEHGLHIVNNLEWDPQLHGNHYLANIIGLLFVAAYLPCTPEIDVWLAFAMQELVNEVEYQFTSDGVNFEASTSYHRLAAEMVVYGTALIMALPSEKLRALKDYDYRLHHSIPKLRPAPTTLYSLEGSEEKTPFPVRYLERLEKMAEFAMHITMPDGHVPQIGDNDSGRFLKLQPVYQSMTVAGAKMCYNNLDTYNVLPDDTVYWYEDHADHRHLAAAINGIFQRHDFADFATEKQLEYYIVKSLCNNGRFFSYCSKKKNNYKEHDTSDNGLELYTYPGFGLYIYKSKFLYLAVRCGHIGQNGNGGHAHNDQLSIELAIHGVPIIVDPGTYLYTPLPEKRNLFRSTAMHNTLSVSGKEQNTWHEGRSGLFGMLDHAKAKVVEINTHKFLGEHRGFGTVHRRLLDIHERYIHGFDECNLSEKKTVVFHIASGVKIYMTQRDSRLDLHYGKLKVRLSAETGEWSVHESFHSPGYGIIQNCQLVKLQSTQNSIRWLAEIVETK
- a CDS encoding glycosyltransferase — encoded protein: MIEQSLTVELVIPSYNRLSILRNTLKQVRMLYPNLNICLGLQGEKPDQDFQAQLESDPCMRVEVLPVPSTTGTLNHCILSSQADIILSLDDDAVPCFGWLEAHVAAFTRDTGLVYTSGREIRSTKGRSAFSDWFRIMIEWFFGLFVGCDKKLQGRIVGWINWIGLIFANFDQPGTCKINSPREGNMGIRRELFLKFNGFNKAFRGNAWGFGADFGLRLAREGKFGQYLGDAIIIHHEVSFGGSRESKKAQWFSDFFSNNKLLIHNLGPQAWIGSLPRLVKKLLF